From a single Campylobacter concisus genomic region:
- a CDS encoding fumarate reductase iron-sulfur subunit: MSRKITIKAFKYNPLSKISKPHFATYELEETDGMTLFIALNMIREKFDPDLSFDFVCRAGICGSCGMLVNGKPRLACRTLTKDFESGVIELMPLPVFKLLKDLSVDTGNWMNAMSRRVESWIHTDHETDISKLEEKVEPEVAQEVFELDRCIECGICVAACGTAIMRPDFIGAVGLNRVARFKIDALDKRTDEDFYELIGDDDGVFGCMTLLGCEDNCPKHLPLQSRIAYMRRKMAAIK, from the coding sequence ATGAGTAGAAAAATAACCATAAAAGCATTTAAATATAATCCGTTAAGCAAAATTTCAAAGCCGCATTTTGCGACCTACGAGCTAGAAGAGACTGATGGTATGACATTATTTATCGCGTTAAATATGATTCGCGAGAAATTTGATCCAGATCTTAGCTTTGACTTTGTTTGTCGTGCTGGAATTTGTGGAAGTTGTGGCATGCTTGTAAATGGCAAGCCAAGATTAGCGTGTAGAACTCTTACTAAAGATTTTGAAAGCGGAGTAATCGAGCTTATGCCTTTGCCAGTATTTAAGTTACTAAAAGACTTAAGTGTAGATACGGGTAACTGGATGAATGCGATGAGTAGGCGTGTGGAGAGCTGGATACACACCGACCACGAGACAGATATCTCTAAGCTTGAAGAAAAGGTTGAGCCTGAAGTAGCGCAGGAAGTATTTGAGCTTGATCGCTGCATCGAGTGCGGTATCTGCGTGGCTGCGTGTGGTACGGCTATCATGAGGCCTGATTTCATCGGTGCGGTCGGACTTAACCGCGTAGCAAGATTTAAGATCGACGCACTTGATAAACGAACCGACGAGGACTTTTACGAGCTTATCGGCGACGATGACGGCGTGTTTGGCTGTATGACTTTACTAGGCTGTGAAGACAACTGCCCTAAACACTTACCACTTCAAAGCCGCATAGCTTATATGCGTAGAAAAATGGCTGCTATAAAGTAG
- a CDS encoding pirin family protein, with amino-acid sequence MRNVSKVYNPKSSHWVGDGFLVYPLFTHMDEVDKGTNPFLMLDYAAPQYFELNNGQPRGVGEHPHKGFETVTIAYAGEVEHRDSTGGGGVIKQGDVQWMTAGVGVTHQEFHSKEFGQKGGLFEIVQLWVNLPKAHKNTQPKYQHLPKERIPVVSIGDGEARIIAGEYENTRGAASTFTPLNVWDISVKEDGKITLDLPVSHNLSLVVLRGNVIINNSQKASETQLVRFENASGAVIIKAMGGEAKILLLSGEPIDEPVVGYGPFVMNTKEEINQAIDDYRRGEFGQIPVEN; translated from the coding sequence ATGAGAAATGTTAGCAAGGTTTACAATCCAAAAAGCTCGCACTGGGTGGGTGATGGATTTTTAGTATATCCGCTTTTTACACATATGGATGAAGTTGATAAAGGAACGAATCCTTTTTTGATGCTTGATTATGCAGCACCGCAGTATTTTGAGCTAAATAATGGACAACCTCGTGGCGTTGGCGAGCATCCGCACAAAGGTTTTGAGACGGTAACTATCGCTTATGCTGGTGAGGTCGAGCATAGAGACTCAACAGGTGGTGGTGGCGTCATAAAGCAAGGTGACGTGCAGTGGATGACAGCTGGTGTAGGAGTAACTCATCAAGAATTTCACTCAAAAGAATTTGGTCAAAAAGGTGGGCTTTTTGAGATAGTGCAGCTTTGGGTAAATTTACCAAAAGCACATAAAAATACGCAGCCTAAGTATCAGCACCTACCAAAAGAGCGTATCCCAGTGGTTAGTATAGGAGACGGTGAAGCTAGGATAATAGCTGGTGAGTATGAGAACACAAGGGGTGCTGCAAGTACATTTACGCCGCTAAATGTCTGGGATATAAGCGTAAAAGAAGATGGTAAGATAACGCTAGACTTACCAGTAAGCCACAATCTAAGCTTGGTCGTCTTGCGTGGCAATGTGATAATAAATAACTCACAAAAAGCAAGTGAAACACAACTAGTAAGGTTTGAAAACGCTAGCGGTGCAGTAATCATAAAAGCTATGGGTGGTGAGGCAAAGATACTACTTCTCTCAGGTGAGCCGATAGATGAGCCAGTAGTAGGATATGGACCGTTTGTGATGAATACAAAAGAGGAGATTAATCAAGCAATTGATGATTATCGCAGAGGAGAATTTGGGCAGATACCGGTGGAAAACTAA
- a CDS encoding restriction endonuclease — MLPSYKDMMLPILEFVAQKKEANRTEISKFIIKHFKLKDEDLLQKIKRGTPTYINRTDWALSYLATTAQVKSKPEKVPLQKVGRSLFAITNFGKELVSSKDKKSKFLTWYDEIYKQEIRQEKKEATENTPDDNIDEALCKIKEELKSEILSSILEKEPRFFEYLVTKLLEKMNYGAGNLTNKGPDGGIDGIIDEDELGLSKIYIQAKRYKDGSNIRRPEIQQFIGAISNKNIKKGVFITTAKFTKEAENFAKDNQNFSVVLVDGDKLAELMIKYKVGVQTSQIYEICKIDTDFFEENNF; from the coding sequence ATGTTACCAAGCTATAAAGATATGATGCTACCTATTTTAGAATTTGTCGCACAAAAGAAAGAGGCAAATAGAACTGAAATTTCTAAATTTATAATTAAGCATTTTAAGTTAAAAGACGAAGATCTTTTGCAAAAAATAAAAAGAGGAACTCCAACTTATATAAATCGTACCGATTGGGCCTTATCCTATCTGGCCACAACAGCTCAAGTAAAATCAAAGCCAGAAAAAGTACCGCTTCAAAAAGTTGGTAGAAGTCTATTTGCTATAACAAATTTTGGCAAAGAGCTAGTAAGTAGCAAGGACAAAAAGAGCAAATTTCTCACTTGGTACGATGAAATTTACAAGCAAGAGATAAGGCAAGAGAAAAAAGAAGCCACGGAAAATACCCCAGATGACAATATAGATGAAGCGCTTTGCAAGATAAAAGAAGAGCTAAAAAGTGAAATTTTATCTAGCATTTTAGAAAAAGAGCCAAGATTTTTTGAATACCTTGTAACAAAGCTACTTGAAAAGATGAATTATGGAGCTGGAAATCTTACGAACAAAGGCCCAGACGGCGGAATAGATGGCATCATAGATGAAGATGAACTTGGGCTTTCTAAAATTTATATCCAAGCAAAAAGATACAAAGACGGCAGTAATATCCGTAGGCCAGAAATTCAGCAGTTTATCGGCGCCATCTCAAATAAAAATATTAAAAAAGGCGTCTTTATCACTACGGCAAAATTTACTAAAGAAGCTGAAAATTTCGCCAAAGATAATCAAAATTTTAGTGTGGTTTTGGTAGATGGCGACAAGCTTGCAGAGCTAATGATAAAATACAAAGTCGGCGTTCAAACAAGCCAAATATATGAAATTTGCAAAATCGACACCGACTTTTTTGAGGAAAATAATTTTTAA